In the Populus trichocarpa isolate Nisqually-1 chromosome 1, P.trichocarpa_v4.1, whole genome shotgun sequence genome, tttttctttcactaGGTGCTCCTTCCAATATTCTAGTTACAAACGCTCATTCCAGGTGctccttgaaaagaaaatcatagaCAATTAAGTAGCTCACCACTCTTTGATCTTATATGCTCTTCTTAGGTGCTCCTTCTTAACACGTTTCAGAACCTCTCCTATGTGTTCAGTAGCATCATGCAAGTTTGTGACACGTACCTGGAAAGGGCCCattcataaacaaataaaaggtAAATTAGAGTTACAGACTCGAGAGCAGAGACATTCACTAGAATATGCATGACTAACATATCTTTACCAAAATAAGCAATCATGGAACAGAAAACCCATGACCATGCATGGCTTACTTTGCAGTTACCGCGCATAGCATGTTCCAAAAaatgagaaaggaaaacaagcaGCAGAGCAAATTCTGTTTCACCTATTTTTTGGTTTCTGAGAGAAATTTCTTCTATTGGATTAATTTTCTGAAAGCACTCAATAAAAGTTTTTCCTGGTCTCAATAATCAGACAGTTAAAATACGATGACCAGAAAAAGTATTGCAGAAATTATGATTTTCTGGTTTTGGAATGCCTAACAGTTATTGAGAACAAACAAACAAGCAGCACCTATGCTTAAATTGAATTCCAGTGCAAAAAAGGTCATGTCCATGTGTCATTGCTAGACTAGCAAACTCAGTAAAATAGTAGGAAAGCCAATAAAGAATAGACATGAAGATTGACTACCACACTTGTATATAGGTAATTTCTACAGGCAACTGAACAAACAACATACCACGCCCTTCAATACAATATCTGTTTCTGAGTCTTGGTTCTGGTATACAACCCCAGGGCAGTCAATCAAGAAAATCCTCTTTGTGAGTGTTATATACTGCCAGACCTTAGTTTCCCCTGGGATAGGAGCAACCTTGCAAACCTAAAAGGAAGGGacaaatttttatcaattaaattggAACTAACAAACTTTGTGGCAACACATAACCAGAAGTAGCAAAAGGAGAGTGCAATGTTTACATTCTTGGTACGCAATGTGTTGATAACTGATGATTTTCCAACATTGGGGTAGCCAACAAAACCCACCGATATTGCTTGCTTGTCACTTTTTAAGCGGGCAAACTGTCTCAATACTGACAGAAGAGAACCCTAAgttcaagaaaaacaatttaaaaaaattaggatacaGATTAacatcaagattaaaaaatgattgaatgCTAAAATACGAGCACAATagagcaaaaataaaatgtatgcGGGGGAGCAAgacataatttttataattctcaAGGTAGAAAGCTTGAATTTTTCTATCtatattttcctttaattataattcttttcaTATGCAGGTTGCAAATAAGATGGTTCGTttgaagattaaataaaaagctGAGAGAGACAACGGAATGAATACtgatttatatcaaaaaatgtTATCAAAAAACAAGAGCATCCAAAAAGAAACAGTCCAATCACTCATGAGAAGGTTGCTAGGTGCATGGCAACAACTACAACATTATGGAAATCATAGAATTCAAAGAAGTAAAAACAACAGCATATAATCTTTATTGCATCTGAACATATTATAATACCTTGCCAAATGACTTGTTGATGCTTGCATGGAATGCTAGAGTTGGATACTCCTTGGATAAAACACGAAGCCATCCCTTTGTTGCCCAAGCAGGAATAAGATCACACTGTAGGAAAAGCGAGCAAGAAAGTAccaaattatcaatatttacaAGCAGCTTCAATTGAACAAGCAACATCTTCCTCAAATAAATGTTACAGAAgccacagaaagaaaaaaaccaactaaCCTTGTTTAACAGAAGAATCATATGTTTGTGTTTGCAATGTTCTTTCAGATGCCTCTCTAAATGATAACATCTTGTGCCTTGGGGGTCCCTAGCATCTATAACCTGTAGTGGAAAGAAGGTGATATTCAGCATTTGGCATCAAGATTCATGGAAAATATTAGTGAATCTAAAATATACTTGAAAATTCTCAAGAAATATTTGGATATCCTGAGTATGAGAAGGAATGGTCAACATGCAATGGACATCATACTAATCACTAAATCACGGTCTGGGTTTAAACTTgcttttttttggataatcagTGAATTTATGatgtattttatcatttataaaatcTCGTGGTTGTTGAACGTGACATAATTCTACAGTAGTAGAGCTCCATGTCTTTTGATTTAACCACAGAAAATTACACTAACCTGAACAACAACATCTGAAGAATCTATAACTTTGTATAGTTCACCCCATATACGCTTACTTTGGCCCTTCTCAAACATATTATGACGGACCAGATCTCTAAACCCATCTGCTTCAGTTCCTTCTCTAGTTGCCTCATCACCACACTTCTGCTCAAAATCATCTGCCAAGTTGCCAACAAAATCATTGAGCTTGTCATCTCATTATCTCACTCAGATATCACATATTCACATTCATTTACGattctaagaaaaatataaaaacaaaaaccagcaGTTACATCTAAACAAGGCAAAGCCTGTGTATGGAAGGACAAAGATTTAATGAACCCCAAAAAACAaggtaatcaaaataaaaatcaaatcatttacCCTGAGAACCATCAGCTTTCTTAACTAAAGACTCATAATCTGCTGCCAAAAGCCTTGGGCGTTTCCTCTTTGTCTTAGGTCCAAAGGCATCTTCAAAAGGCTGTGTATCAAGAAGATGAACTCTGGCTTGCTtcacaaatttaaaacaaaacaaaatttcagaaaaaactaaaattattaaatcaacaaaaccaaaacttCACTCCCATGCATTGCATAACAATAGTTACCGTCAGACAACAGTTTCAAGAAAATCACCAGGAAGATATATTGAGAAATTACAAATTTACCTAATTGAGACTCATTACACATTGTTTAAACTTTTAACAAAACGGCATAGTCAATCATTCACTACCAAAAAAATATCGAAATCATCCAATATAAACAAGCATGTCAGTCAATATTGCAAGCTTATAATAGTAAAATTTCTCCatctttatcaaaaaaaaaaaaaaaaaaaaatgagaaggaGAAGCACTGGTGCccttatttcatcaattttaaaataagttcaaaatacACTACCTTCTGGTGATCATTCAAAAGCGACAAAGGCAGCTTCCTCTCcttcaaaataacattataaCTACTAGACATCCGACTTTGTAACTCCTCGCGAAAAAATTCAAGCTCTTTCTGATTCACAACTCGTGTATtccctaaaataaataaataaataaaaattagctaAGATATTTATAACTATGAAATTAGGACACTGCAAAAGTTAGTCATAGTCTGTTTGTAAATTGTAGAAATACATACCGAACCAACGGCGGTCGGGTTGGATGCGAGTGTTGGGAAGTTCGTTAGATTGAAAATCATGCTTTAAGATTTTTCCTTTGCTGTCACGTTTGGGCCTGACGTTGTACATCTGGAGGCGGCGCACGGTGGCGGCGCTGCGGGAATTGGTGTTTTTGATAGTTCCATTGCTGCGATTTGTGTCTAGTGAGTGTTTCGGCTTGCCGGAGATGTTCGACTTCCTCTCTTTCTGCTTTGCCATTTGTGAGGTTGGCGGTGCTAGCGATTGCAGACGAGATAGCTAGGGTttttcaaaagaatgaggaaatGGACAATTTGGGGATTTAAATCTAACTGGACCGGGTTTTGGAGTCGGTTCGATCCCCGCCCCATCAAGCCCATAGGCCTGAGCCTACTAAAATTCATTATAGCTCTAGCAAAAGTAAATATTTCTTTCCCTCAATGTgtgcacctttttttttaaaaaaaaaaaaagtttaatccATTTCTTTAacgtattttaattttttctattttttattttttaaaatatttaaaataattcattttcttcGGGCTTTTCAATTTcctctttcaatttttcattctactattttgtttgaaattacttaataatttgcaaatttgtaattttgatttttttctaatatgtcttggcttttttatattttttctatttttcaaaaaattaaagtttaaaattctatattttcttatatgtttttttatttaataaaaaatttgatgaaattataataaagtgattatattaagaaaatatttggaGTTGAAGGTtagataaatacaaaaaaagagggagaaaattattaaagatagaAAGACTAAATGTGCTCTTAATCTTTAAAAGGACTAATatccttttattgtttttttaataaattaaaaaaacctaaatccctatttgtttaatgaaaagtaaatttttttaaaactttttcatatttgtttatcattagaaaatttaatcaaagagaaaacattttccgattaaagaaaaatttaacttatttctcaataaagtatttttcttttatttggggtagtattcactttctaaaagttacagaaaattaaaaatattatattatttattaattgtatcaaatttgatccttaatttttttattgttatatatcttgttttaaatttatttatttatttttaatttcatccttttagatttggtttaatttgatttttatatcaactttagtccttattttttttattgttatttgttttcttaattgaaactttttatctattagatttgattttcatttttttattgctatttattttatctgaaataatttatgtaattgaaattttttcaattccatcctccttcaacttttttatttatcagatttagttcacattctttttattgctatttattttatttaaaataagttataaaatttgatttttttttcaattttatcccctAACTTTttcatatgtcaaatttggtccctgttttttattgttatttgttttattgtcaCCGAATACGTCTTTTGTCAATCAAAAATGGGTCGTCaattttttcaatcttgtaCATTCTGTTCCTTCAACTTTTCACTTGTCATTTTGATCCCTCACCACCAACTTAGACAATCTTCTAGGCTTTCTTCATGTGTATCCTTTtgtgttatttgattttctttttttttttcttaatttttttaggtaaaaaatgaGTAATAATAGTAATTCAAATAATGATTGAATTGAGAATGATGATTATATTCATGATGATATAGGAGAGCTTGCAGGATCTGATCAACATCAGGGGACCATTTCACGAGTGCAGACACCAGGTAGATGATTTACACATTCTTCACTTCATAATAATGTTAGGCAGAAATAattgtaaattatttaattgcaaaattttatataaatgctTGTTTGCATGTAACAATTTAAAAGGGGGAAGATCGACTAGCTACCCTAAATGAGACTAGTGGCATCAATTGTCTGACGACCGAGATATTTAATTGACTAGTTATCTTGAACAGGACTAGTGGCGTTAATTGTCCAACGACTGAGATATTTAATTGAATAGTTACAATGAACAGGAATATTTGCGTCAGTTGTCTAACGACCATGATATTTAAT is a window encoding:
- the LOC18095606 gene encoding nuclear/nucleolar GTPase 2, which codes for MAKQKERKSNISGKPKHSLDTNRSNGTIKNTNSRSAATVRRLQMYNVRPKRDSKGKILKHDFQSNELPNTRIQPDRRWFGNTRVVNQKELEFFREELQSRMSSSYNVILKERKLPLSLLNDHQKQARVHLLDTQPFEDAFGPKTKRKRPRLLAADYESLVKKADGSQDDFEQKCGDEATREGTEADGFRDLVRHNMFEKGQSKRIWGELYKVIDSSDVVVQVIDARDPQGTRCYHLERHLKEHCKHKHMILLLNKCDLIPAWATKGWLRVLSKEYPTLAFHASINKSFGKGSLLSVLRQFARLKSDKQAISVGFVGYPNVGKSSVINTLRTKNVCKVAPIPGETKVWQYITLTKRIFLIDCPGVVYQNQDSETDIVLKGVVRVTNLHDATEHIGEVLKRVKKEHLRRAYKIKEWDDENDFLLQLCKSTGKLLKGGEPDQMTAAKMVLHDWQRGKIPFFVPPPRLEDESKEEPNAVNGIDTEDAGDSNQASAALKAIANVMSSQQQKTVPVQRDLFSENELKGNDDEQAVATEDEIPEEPSGTEGDMADELPTTE